From Mangifera indica cultivar Alphonso unplaced genomic scaffold, CATAS_Mindica_2.1 Un_0001, whole genome shotgun sequence, the proteins below share one genomic window:
- the LOC123205092 gene encoding expansin-A4-like, with amino-acid sequence MAMPCKASSITSLFLAFLLFDCHVNARHVQRHSVGPIKQHRPKFSPGPWCKGHATFYDGDSTSFGGACGYEDVVKQGYGLNTAAVSPALFQKCRGCGACYEMRCTNNPQWCKNGQSLIVTATNEGPPSWPIALDNGWSNGQLEHFDIARPVFSQIAEYQAGIVPIEYRRVPCQKQGGIRFTITGNPNFNLVSVWNVGGAGDVISVQVKGDKNLKWTELTRNWGQKWQTNAMLVGESLTFRVRASDHRSSTSWHVAPKNWQFGQTFEGKNFK; translated from the exons ATGGCAATGCCTTGTAAAGCCTCTTCAATTACATCATTATTTCtagcttttcttttatttgattgcCATGTTAATGCCCGCCATGTCCAGCGACATTCAGTAGGTCCTATTAAGCAGCATCGGCCAAAGTTTAGCCCTGGTCCATGGTGCAAGGGCCACGCAACCTTCTATGATGGAGACTCAACATCATTTG GTGGAGCTTGTGGTTATGAAGATGTAGTTAAACAAGGTTATGGTCTAAATACAGCAGCAGTCAGCCCAGCTTTGTTTCAAAAATGTCGAGGTTGTGGTGCTTGTTATGAGATGAGGTGTACAAATAACCCTCAATGGTGCAAAAATGGGCAATCTCTTATTGTCACAGCAACCAACGAAGGCCCCCCAAGTTGGCCTATAGCATTGGACAACGGATGGTCTAATGGACAACTTGAACATTTCGACATAGCTCGTCCCGTTTTCTCTCAAATCGCAGAGTACCAAGCTGGCATTGTTCCAATCGAATACCGCAG AGTTCCGTGCCAAAAACAAGGAGGAATCAGATTTACAATAACTGGgaaccctaatttcaatttaGTGTCAGTATGGAATGTAGGAGGAGCCGGGGATGTTATAAGTGTGCAAGTGAAGGgagataaaaacttgaaatgGACGGAGTTGACGAGAAATTGGGGTCAGAAATGGCAGACAAATGCAATGTTAGTTGGAGAGTCATTGACGTTTAGAGTTCGAGCAAGTGACCACAGAAGCTCAACCTCATGGCATGTTGCCCCAAAGAATTGGCAATTTGGTCAAACTTTTGAGGGGAAAAACTTTAAGTAG